Genomic segment of Populus nigra chromosome 6, ddPopNigr1.1, whole genome shotgun sequence:
aagtaatgaaaaaaatttcaaaatttgagaaaaacaaataaatatcaacTCTTGATAAATCAAacgttaaatgatgaaattaaaaaaaatatagttttaaaaaataatctaaaaagatCAAAGTTAACTCATGTTAACTTTCGAAACTCATAACCCTAGTTAAGAGCTCGAAGCTAATTTTGTGGAAggcaaatcttgaaaaataacaaagtaaaattctaaattaagaaaatattaaggtTAAGGCatgtaattgaaaataaaaagcaaaaaaaaaggatccataacaaaaaaaaataacaattaaaaaaacaaatactaagaGCTCGTTTGGGaatgcggctgcggctgcgttcccaaaaaaattgattttttttttgctaaaatttaatataatttgtatgttttggatcgctttgatgtgctgatgtcaaaaataattttttaaaaataaaaaaaatcattgacatgtattttggcacaaaaagttatttgaaaagcactcacaaccacactgccaaacacgctctaaatctgatataaaaatattttgaaatcaaatgacgagggatgaaattgaaaaacataataattaaaaaaatgataaaaatacaaattggaggaaaaaatcaaagaaaatcaataaaaaaaacagataacaataaaaaatacataccaaattagatataaaaaacaaatgaaaggaCACTTTTATACTTTGACatggagaagaaaaggataagagaagaaagaagtTTATTGAGCACAACTATTGCGCAGCCGTGAACACGCGCCTTGCCACCTAAAAGATCAAGGCGAAATGCTTCCATTACTATCATAAAAGGCGACATTTGGAGGCAGGGTGCCGCCTCATGCACGGTTTGAAGAGCATGAGTGTTGCCTACTTGTTGATGCGTGTGTTGCATGCGTCaatcaccttttatttttaaacaatatttatatttatcaaaaaaccAAATCGCTCCCAAGACAACTTAATAATGACTAGAAAaccaatttgaaaataaaaaaaaaaactttgaatgaCAGtttggaaaatattattttaatgattatataGTCTTTACATTGTACTTTTAAGATGTTAAAAAGGATAACTTTTCCCTAATCAACccttataaaaattactttcaaGAGTATTAGAGTCTCTATATTGTGCATTTAAATTGTAATGAGACCAAATTATCCCAGTTAATCTTAAAACAACAAATGGATCCTAATATAAAGACCTTTTTACCCCAGTAGcagtttcatttattttttgtttaaagtaTAAAATGGCAATTACATTGTTACCGTGAGTAGTTTTGTGTGTTTAGGTGCATAGTGAATTCACCATGCatcccaatttttttaatttagtgtgTATTCGGTGCTATGGTgtataatactttttaaaaatattttttgtttaaaaatattttttaaaaaattttattttatttttaacattaacatattaaaaataataaaaaataataaaaaaataatattaatttgatatttttttaaaccacacatatttttaaaacataacaaaatattttcaagagaaaaaacaacAGTGCTAacaatattgatagtttttaattaaaatattgtagatttaactattgctattagcACCGttgtttttcgaataaaacacaatatctaagggtgtactttatcatgtaattttacaccccacaaatattaaagtctacgtctagatattagaaaaaaaattgaaattttttttttgatattttgatcaaaccctaatggatgatcataaactagttatgatatctatttttttattatgcaaaattaatgaaaaaatatgttagaaaatcgtaatttttttaagaaaagatttttcagattttttttattttattaggttgGCTTCGGTCTAATGCATTCAGATTTGAGGAACAATAAAGACCGTTTCCACTGTTTACATGCAATGTGAACAGTAAAGATAGGAAAACACAACAGAAAAGGAGAAGGGGAGGGGAAAGAGCAAACTTCCCTTCATGATAGTGATATCAGGCTAGCGGTCGAAATGACAGAGATCAATCATCTTTAACACAACATAATGGAGTAATTTAGTTTGAAAAACTACATGAACTAAGTTATaactatcattttatttttgatgtctCCATTTACAAGTTTGAAACGTTATTCTTTATTTCCgttgttttcaaaaataaaaaaaaaggtaaaaaaatataagcagtGACGATACCAGGCGGACCTTGGTTTTTATCATCTTAGCTTCCACTGATGACTGAACagtcacttaaaaaaaaaaaacagaaaactaagaaaataaatcacATATTATATACCCTGTGCTGGATACTATAGGCTTCAAAGAATATGCTGGGAGTTCTTCCAGCGCTTGCAGCAGCCACCAGTCGAACACCttaacatgaagaaaaaaacatcattaaatgaaaacattttttttttcctgcaactAAATTATCAAGTGGGACCAAAATACAATCCCATCCACCCACCTAATCGATCAAACTTGGTGTACATTTACTatgatagaataaaaaaatttataaattatttcttttaattaagatttgaatttttttaatgaaaattatataaaactgcaattctaattaattatcaaaatattttttaatttataattaaaataaaatataaactgcACCATTTCACTTGAAGTTTTTGTTTGCCATTACTTTTAAATAGGGttggatatatttttaattttatttttttatttaaaattattattttttattttttaaaattttttatgtattaatataaaaatgttttaaaaaataaaaaaatattattttaatatatttttatataaaaaaatattttaaaaaataatcattatcatttttataataaCTATTAGGTGATTAAACTCTTCCACAGCAAAGTctagtataattatttttatttttatgtttgatttttaaaatgtttttttatattaaaatatattaaaataatatttttttatttttaaaaaaatatttttaaaataaatttttaaaaaatgtgtgCTGACTTGCGTTTCCAAACGCTCAGCggaaataaaagcaaagagTACAAATCATGTTTGGCAACAGTCACTCGTTCTGTCCCCTTCTTGCCCTGCTCACTTGGCGACTTCTACAAAGCTCTTTCTCACTCTACTCTCCTCGTTACATCCGCCCCTTTCCCTATCTTTAATAAAACCCCCTCCTTCCTCATTAACCAATCCCCAAACCCTCCTTCCCTCCCTGTCATCACCTGATCGCATCTTCCCGGTAACCATGTCTCGGTCATTACACATCTTCACTCCCTCTAACCTCACTTTCCCCAAACAACCTTACCCCAAACCCTCCAGCAATCGCCGGTTCCCGGCCACCACCTTCTCTCCGAAATTCATCTCAATCAAAGCCTCCACGTCATCAGATCCCAAATCCAGCACGTCTCCGCAAGTCCTAATCTCCAACAATGGAACCGGAGCAAGCGGGATATTATCCTCTACACCGCAGGACTATGATACACCGCCGTCGCAATCAATTATCTCCGACTCGAGCTCCATCGAGGTAGATGCGGTGACGGAGGCGGAATTGAAGGAGAACGGGTTCAGGAGCACGAGGAGGACAAAACTTGTGTGCACGATCGGGCCAGCGACGTGTGGATTTGAAGAACTGGAGGCGCTGGCTGTTGGAGGAATGAATGTTGCACGAATTAACATGTGTCATGGGACGCGTGAGTGGCATAGGAGAGTGATTGAGAGAGTGAGGAGATTGAATGAAGAGAAAGGTTTTGCTGTTGCTATTATGATGGATACTGAAGGTAGTGAGATTCATATGGGTGATCTCGGTGGTGCATCCTCTGCTAAAGCTGAGGTAACATTGCGATTTTGGATAATTCAGTAAAACTATGTGATTTCCCCCCTTTTTCTTGGATGTTGTTATGAATGTTATTCTAATTCAATTGAAGAACAAGGCTAACTTTTTTAAGCTGaacatgattaattaaattattagataatgcGCAAAGTGATTTGGTTGTTGGAGTTGTTCAAAGTGTACATTAAGAGTTGGAGTCATTTTTGCAAAATTTCGTAAGATTTGGAGGTAATAGTATCGAGTTGTTGGACGTGCGTGTGTGTGCAGGATGGTGAAATTTGGACTTTTAGTGTGCGAGCATTTGATTCGCATCGACCAGAACGCACTGTCAATGTGAATTATGATGGTTTTGCTGAGGGTAATTTTCTTAATGCTATCGttgtttgaagaaaaaatattactatttgtttttgcaaaaacTACCAATCTTTAGCTGTAACTCAATCCCATATCTGATGATCAACAGATGTGAAAGTTGGGGATGAACTCCTTGTTGATGGTGGAATGGTGAGGTTTGAGGTGATGGAGAAAATTGGTCCAGATGTCAAGTGTAGGTGTACTGATCCTGGACTGATGCTACCACGAGCTAATGTGACTTTCTGGAGGGACGGAAGTCTAGTACGAGAACGCAATGCTATGCTCCCCACAATTTCCTCGAAGGTTGGTGCCtctgttttttatatgttattgaaATCAATATCTTCTGCTAAGTGTGAAAGGTGTCATTGATAGTAAGTAGAAAAGCCATTTTTTCCCCGCATGTCTTTAAATGCTTCCAGAAATTTTGAGAGTTTGCCTGTCATTAGTTGAGGAGAATATCAAGTTATcgatctttttcttttattttctcttctttctttcttttaagagGAGGTTGGGGGGCTGAGGATTCAAGTTTTCAGGATTCTGAAAGTGttcttaaacttgaaattttctCGATCTCATGCAAATattaacaagataaaaaaactgaCATTTAGAGAAGGCGTGGGGAATTTTCATCTAGACAATATATACCaccattttttagaaaataatttttttttattttcatttcatttttgcccccccccccccccctctctttctctctatatCTGTTTATTGGTTCTCACCATTAACTGGATGGTTTATTTCCCCGAGctgaaattaaatttcttgataACTAAAGTTTGTCCATTGACCACcctcataaagaaaaaaaagttggtcCATTGTCATGGATTCCGAAAATTTTACACTTTCCTGGCCTGTCCATTATATGATGCATCAAGTGCAAACTTCATGTGAATGAACTTTCATACTGAAATATTCTTTTCTGCCATACCCTTCCATCCACTTTATATTAGTACTTTCTCTGTTGGTGGGAATaccatcatattttttaaaataaatgttacacacacacacatatatatttgaaatagaAACTAAGATGTAgggtaatatataaaatatactcCAAGTTAAGCCTTGGGTTGGGAATTGCCTTCAGTTTCTAGGTCAACTCATTCCAGAAATCTATTGTGACCTTAACCCTGGAAGAACTGCAGTCTGTTCAGTTTTTCACAACTGGAGTTGAAAGTTCCCTCATAAATAGGGGTTGTAGAGAGTTCATTCTGACAAACCACTTGTAGGtcttgtaaatataaaaaatcaattgtagATGTTGCCTGCTGATGCAAACAGCATGTTTagcaaaaaatatgtttgtgtAAATCTTTAGCGAGGTGTGCACCACATCAATTAACCAGTTAGTGCTGCATCACCCATTTCTACTGCACCTTTTTCTGCAAAGTTGAAAATGTTCATCTGATTTCATCaccatttttttctatatatatttttcaggaTTGGTTGGATATTGATTTTGGGATTGCAGAGGGCGTTGACTTCATTGCAATATCCTTTGTCAAGTCTGCTGAAGTGATTACTCATCTTAAAAGCTACATAGCTGCACGGTCTCGTGATAGGTAagcatatcaaattaaaatatgtaaTGCTTTCCACTCTTATGATTGAATCTCATCTTAGCCAGTCCCCCAATCTGAACAAGGCTGGACTCTTTGTTACCTGCTGCAATACTTGGAAGTTCTTTTTTGTCATTATCTGGACATCCAGTATTTCATTTATCTGGGTTTTTGGTGGACTGAGTTTGTCTTGATTTCTTTATTGTGTCTGGTAACTTTAGATTTCAAATACTAAATCAGTTTATGTTACCATTGAAAGTTGCAACATGAAGCTGAGTTACTGTCATGTTGAAAATAACATATGTTGCATGTgctttttttatagtgtttgcctttattaataaaatgtttGGCATAGTTGTCAATTTTCTGGACCGGCACTGATTTTTAATTCTGATGCAGTGATATAGCTGTCATTGCAAAGATAGAGAGTATTGACTCATTAAAGAACTTGGAGGAGATCATTCAAGCATCAGATGGAGCAATGGTAGCCAGAGGAGATCTAGGTGCTCAGATACCATTAGAACAGGTCCCATCGGCCCAGCAAAATATTGTTCAAATTTGTAGGCAGCTAAATAAGCCAGTCATTGTCGCTTCTCAGCTGCTTGAATCTATGATTGAATACCCCACACCTACCAGGGCTGAGGTAGCTGATGTTTCTGAAGCAGTTAGGCAAAGGGCGGATGCTTTGATGCTATCTGGTGAGTCAGCCATGGGCCAATACCCAGAAAAGGCATTAGCTGTTCTGAGGAGTGTCAGTGTGAGAATTGAGAAGTGgtggagagaagagaagtgccATGAAGCTATGGAACTCCCTGTTGTAGGATCATCATTTTCTGACAGTATTTCTGAAGAGATTTGCATTTCTGCTGCCAAGATGGGTATGCACACTTTGGTTCTAGTCTTCTAGACATCTgctaatgaatttattttagcaTAAGAGGCATTTTCTGATTCAACTAGTTGTGAAATGAGGCCTTCACAGAAaccaattttaaaatactttcagGGGTTTCATTCATCGAGTAAACCCTTTTTTTGGTGTGTGGAATATGAACACCAGAGgtaaagaaaagtgaaaaatgaagaaaatgcacCCATCATattttgattgcaaaattacACCAGCTATTTAGAATATACTGTTGTATTTTATCGACGAGCAACATTTCTAGAAGTTGTTAAGGTCACaaatgcttttatatatatacatgtcaCTGGTGTTCAAAGAGGGATTTTGATAATTATGTCTTGCATATTGTTTGAAATCTTTCTTCTTCGTCCTACTGCATGATCAGTAATTGCTATTGTttcctgtttttcttttcttttattttttcttattgccTTCAAATTGAGTTACCTTTTTCTGACCATTGTCGTCATACAGTTCTAAATTGTAGCGAGTCATCTAATTACATTGGTTCAGCCAAGCATCTCCTTTTCATTTCCTCTTGCTTGGTTTGGTTCTCATGACTTGCTTACTTTACTGGTGGTGGTTGTCAGAGTGACCAGCCTCTCCAGTAATTAGATTCTAAACCCCCCTCCCCTTTTCACCTTTCTTTGAAGTGccactttatttttgtttgtgtacATGTATGTGTTCATTAAATTTTACATGGATTATGTGGTATGATTGGCATTTTGCAGCTAACAATTTGGGAGTAGATGCACTTTTTGTCTACACAAAGACAGGCCACATGGCTTCTCTCCTGTCACGCTGCAGACCTGATTGCCCAATCTTTGCTTTCACAAGCACAACATCTGTAAGGAGACGCCTGAATCTACAGTGGGGCCTGATACCTTTCCGCCTGAGTTTCTCTGATGATATGGAAGGCAACCTTAATAAAACCTTCTCATTGCTCAAGGCTAGGGGAATGATCAAATCAGGTGACCTTGTCATTGCTGTCTCGGACATATTACAGTCCATCCAAGTTCTGATTGTCCCTTAGATTTTAGGTTAGATTGCAATCACCACCTCAGCCCTTCTTCTAGGTTGGGTTATCTAGTAATTTCTATGTCCATTTTTAGTGGTTCAGCAATTTGGTTGCTGCTAGAAAATTCTAATTGCTATAAAGGAATCTGAGGGTAGTCATCAAAACATCCCTGCTTTCACTGGCTTCATGCCTGATTCAAGGACACATCCACCCATTCAGCAATAAGGTTTGGCGGATCACTCCATGCTAGCAGCTTTCATTTTCTTGGCAGGTGATCACAATTTTACCCAGTGACTTTGTTTTGACATGTTTCTAAGTGTACCAATGGAAGCAGAGCTATATTTTCTCATATATTGTTGTGTGGTTTTATATAACCAGTGTAGTCCAGATTGCTTATGTTGTTTTTTCAGCTCGACTCTTAGTTCCGATAAATGCTTAGAGAAAACAAGGTCAACAGAAGTTGTTACCAGATTTGTTTATGCTATCTAGTTATTGCTTTGTATCTGTTCACACCTGTTTATCTTTCCATTTTATATCTCCAAGCATACTGaatttcttattatatttttattgatgactCCAGGCTgaagatgtgtgtgtgtgtgtgttttctaCGTATGATCaccatttgttttatgtttaggCAGGCCTTTCAGAAATCGTCTCGGGTTGGCTCAATGAGATTGATAAAAACCGAAAAGGTATGTTATTAGTACTGCACTTATTTCTTGAGAAGATGCCCATATTGCTGTGGTAGTGTTAGATGGTGCCAACTTTGTGAGTCACGGTTATGAATGGCCATAGGAGTTGTTTTATGTAACTGGCGGACTTGTTTGGAGGTGATGGGCCCTGAAAGGGAAGGAGCTGGGGTCGAAAAAGTTATGGGTATTTGAGCTATCATGGAACAAGCATTGTGCATTTCTTTTGCCTCAGTTCATAGAGCAATATGATTCCTGTTTTCTCCTCTAGCCTCTTTTTTTGGTTCGTgtgttgaaataaaatatagcgATAAAAAGGACTCGAAAGGAGGAGGAATTCATATCTATAGCTTTTGCTGAACTATCCCAGTGTATAGAGTTGTTTTAGCACAGAGCATTGCAAGGATTTCCTAGGACCTCGCTAGGTTTATAAGGTTACCATAGAATCATTATGGTGCCGTTTCTCCTTGACAGTCTCCAGTTCTCGTCTCTGTTCGAGTATTTTCTTGTCACCCACTCCAAGTAACCAGGAAAAACTATTTTTGTCCAAAGAAACCTTCAAGCTGCCTCTTTGTAACTCAGCtttagaaaaatagtaaaaaggGTTGGATTTTTGACGTTCGGAATTGAAGTAGCTTAGGGTCACTCTCGATATCATCTGTCTCAACAGTCAGAACTTCTGGGGCCTGGTTTGCTAGAAGCCCATTTGAGATTCTCGTGTTTATCATCTTGAACtcgagtaaattataaattagtccctttaattttgaaaaatgataGGAATGGTCACTCTAGTTTCAAAAGTTAATGAATTAGTCTCTGGATCAGTTTTGATCGTGCTTAATTTACTGGTgttgtattataaaaaataccttcttttttatcaatccttttatattcataaaataaaaaaatatgaaatgaatataaaaagtgAAGCTATAAATGGATTTAAGGAGGTAAggattaaatatatagtttctaAACCCatgagaattaattaattattttttatataacagagggactcttataattttttttacaggtCCATAAAAAAGCAACATGCAAAGAAACTGCAAATCCGTGTGAAAGAAACCTTTTTCAGCTCAAACTGGAAAATTTAAGTGACTGATAAAAATACGGAGTGCATTAACTTTAAGAGCATTTATAATCTATGTATGCAGTCGTACGGATAGCAATAATGAACTCAATAAAAGGGTAATTGTACACCGTAACTCTGTTACAAAACGATTTTCTTGTGAAATAAAAGGAGTAgggtttgaattttgaatttttttaatctactgAAAATAAGTGTTTAAACCTTGTAAACGAAGCAGGAAACCAATGGCATCACAGAGTCATCCTCTCATAATTCTACGAAAAACCAAAAGAGTAACTAATCAGATGATCCTGTTAGTGCAGTGAAAGTAAAATCATTCAAGCTAAGCTAAGAAAAAACGTATAGATGGATCCCTGGAAGCttttttaccttttcctttAAGAGGAGCAATTCTTTTACTTTCGAACGTTCTAATTTATTGTTTCTAAACCATGATTGAAGACTGATTTAGacatggaattaaaaaaaaatcaaatgaataatttgataattaagaAAGTTTGTtccctttttaaattttttgggttCAAAATTGGAGTCAATGTTCAAGAAACAATTATTAAATCTCACTTAATATAACAGGTCACGGTGGGGATGCgcttttaaaatcatttatgaaGCGATTTATTATTGAATAGTGGGTACGATAATTCTAGGATACTTTTAACTGAATTGTTTTTGAAGTACATAACTCAAGCATTCATTTCCAGATAAATTAGGTAATTAGcatagtaaatataaaaaattgatggaataatattgttttaaaaagatttaataaaatatttgtgttttgtgtttgttaaatacaacttcaaacacaaaacacaaataCTTAATAACGATAAGGGATGTAAATATGaagcttaaatttaaaattttattatttctaaaagtaatactaataaaatatattttttaaagaggtttacaaaattttaaatagacTAGAAAACCGACatcaattatgaaataaaaaactaaaaatactaaGGAAATAACTATAAAATCCGGAAGGAAATCAGACaaggaaaataacaaaaccaTCCAAACTGAGTCCCAGTGCAAGAATTtcaatatcttaatatataatgGTCCTTGCAGCGCTGTAGGAGttacattataaaaacaaacctttaaaaattcatgtaaaaatttaaatttttatatattgctGTTCATAATTACCTATTATCTCAATCCCCGCTGCATCAGGTGACTTGAGAGACTACTGGACATCACCTACTGGCTACTTCACTTAAAATCATAGAGTACTAGTGACTTTGAAAGACTTAAACTATTTCACAGTTGATTTATTAAAGAAACATCCACTCCAATATTTAATGGTTTCCATCAACGACGATGACAGATAAATAGGTACCCTCTTAATTAAgcaatgtttaaaaaaaatatataaacacacacacagatatatatatatatatatatatatatatatatatatatatatatatatatatatatatcaattgatAATTGGATCATTCACCCTTTGGGATATTTCATATCTTACAAATaggctttttattattattattaaataaaaacaaacaaacagccATTTTcagattataaatattttattcatatttcccATCTTGGCGTTACCGTAGATGGGTCCGACACTCTTAGTTTAGACGCTAGAGTGGCCCAATATTCTATCAACTCAGACTAGTTCAATCCTCAGGAGTCAAGACATGAAAATAGCATCGCTATCACACTAAAATCGTGAAACAGTTGGAGGCAGGCGAATTATTTCCGAACAGTCACCTAAACCCTAATGCTATGGCTATGGAACAGATAAAGGGTAGGAATGATGCTGATTTGGCTTTGCTCGAGGAAAAGAAGAAACCTAAAACAAGAATCCAACCACTCAAGTCGCGGAGGAGAGAAGTGGGTTTTGATGCTGGACTggagaccaaaaaaataaaaataccagtCATTTCATGTTTacctttccttttaaaataCCTTTTATGCCTTCTTCATCAGTCGTCATCTCTGTTGTAAATCATATCTTTATAGTTTATTTCTGTGACACCAACTTAATTTGATGTGACTGATACAAACAAAggggttattattattgttgttatttttctggGGATAATA
This window contains:
- the LOC133697014 gene encoding pyruvate kinase isozyme A, chloroplastic; this encodes MSRSLHIFTPSNLTFPKQPYPKPSSNRRFPATTFSPKFISIKASTSSDPKSSTSPQVLISNNGTGASGILSSTPQDYDTPPSQSIISDSSSIEVDAVTEAELKENGFRSTRRTKLVCTIGPATCGFEELEALAVGGMNVARINMCHGTREWHRRVIERVRRLNEEKGFAVAIMMDTEGSEIHMGDLGGASSAKAEDGEIWTFSVRAFDSHRPERTVNVNYDGFAEDVKVGDELLVDGGMVRFEVMEKIGPDVKCRCTDPGLMLPRANVTFWRDGSLVRERNAMLPTISSKDWLDIDFGIAEGVDFIAISFVKSAEVITHLKSYIAARSRDSDIAVIAKIESIDSLKNLEEIIQASDGAMVARGDLGAQIPLEQVPSAQQNIVQICRQLNKPVIVASQLLESMIEYPTPTRAEVADVSEAVRQRADALMLSGESAMGQYPEKALAVLRSVSVRIEKWWREEKCHEAMELPVVGSSFSDSISEEICISAAKMANNLGVDALFVYTKTGHMASLLSRCRPDCPIFAFTSTTSVRRRLNLQWGLIPFRLSFSDDMEGNLNKTFSLLKARGMIKSGDLVIAVSDILQSIQVLIVP